One genomic region from Spirulina subsalsa PCC 9445 encodes:
- a CDS encoding TIGR03943 family putative permease subunit, which translates to MKAFKRARRQWRSHPLWSQYISPLGKIYLNVVPWLDILTMLAWGVLFLKYFVIGRLQLLIHPNYFALVLAAGIVLVVIAGVNTWNQVSEKQGKIPPLTAAETQHLTLFPPGVATSLLLIVALSGFIIPPKILASDTALQRGLSETLPYTRTEAQTFYSAIKPEERSLLDWVRTFNAYPEPDAYRGQPANVTGFVVHSPTLSEEYILISRFVITCCAVDAYPVGLPVKLPPGTPRYEQDIWLEIQGEMTTETFGEQRQLVIAAKNTQQIPTPSNPYEF; encoded by the coding sequence ATGAAGGCCTTTAAACGCGCTCGCCGCCAATGGCGTTCCCATCCCCTCTGGAGTCAATACATCTCCCCGCTGGGCAAGATTTATCTAAACGTTGTCCCCTGGTTAGATATCTTGACCATGCTCGCCTGGGGGGTACTCTTCCTCAAGTATTTTGTCATTGGGCGCCTACAACTGCTCATTCACCCTAACTATTTTGCGTTGGTTTTAGCCGCAGGTATCGTCCTAGTCGTCATCGCGGGGGTCAATACTTGGAACCAAGTCTCAGAAAAACAGGGGAAAATACCCCCCCTCACGGCCGCCGAAACCCAACATCTAACCCTCTTTCCCCCCGGTGTCGCAACCAGTTTGCTCTTAATTGTCGCCCTGTCGGGTTTTATCATTCCTCCCAAAATCCTCGCCAGTGACACCGCCTTACAACGAGGATTAAGTGAAACCCTGCCCTACACCCGCACCGAAGCCCAAACCTTTTACAGTGCCATTAAACCCGAAGAACGCTCCCTCTTAGATTGGGTGCGCACCTTTAACGCCTATCCTGAACCCGATGCTTACCGAGGACAACCCGCCAATGTAACCGGATTTGTGGTTCATTCCCCCACCCTGAGTGAGGAGTATATTTTAATCTCGCGTTTTGTGATCACCTGCTGCGCCGTGGATGCCTACCCCGTCGGTTTACCCGTCAAACTCCCCCCGGGTACCCCACGCTATGAACAAGATATCTGGTTAGAAATCCAAGGGGAAATGACCACCGAAACCTTTGGCGAACAGCGTCAACTGGTCATTGCCGCTAAAAATACTCAACAAATTCCCACCCCTAGCAATCCTTACGAGTTCTGA
- a CDS encoding Ig-like domain-containing protein: protein MTIPNRYPVLYPIDRISLGLMTLFSVVIGLLILGGSFCTGDRCLFHTGPRVNQFTWENRVIDYRDQAFILGFNRPMDQSSVEENIKITIPDQPDVQNPLPGKTSWAGRRMAYTLDFPAPYGTRYRFELENAHERFTNQQEQGAAIQPYQTEFRTPDRAFAYIGLEGAERGRLVVFDFTSQERRIITPEQLVVTEFRIDRDRAQIVFSAVERNSTGEGILDQQIYRVNTGLTREKSGFQTGKDIGKIELILDNEGYNNLKFDLSEDGELLVVQRVNKQDPADFGLWVIQDGQRPKPLKNEPGGVFMIAPDNETIASTQGEGIAILSLEPAAQPLDFLAQFGMVLGFSPDGRSAAMVDFNKNNPDLLYTRSLYLVNNQGVQEKIFDTQGSILDCQFQAKGEQMFCLMTNLVEDTEYIEQPYIAMVDVGEKKVAPLITLPKYQDINISLAPDGLGLLFDQIRTDPTNEQESFLKTSSGEALLDGEIWLLIPPRSLPEQGQRTSPQLEELPFVGFQPQWFP from the coding sequence ATGACTATTCCTAATCGTTATCCCGTCCTTTATCCCATTGACCGCATTTCCTTGGGTTTAATGACCCTGTTTTCTGTGGTGATTGGGCTGTTAATTTTAGGCGGTAGTTTTTGTACAGGCGATCGCTGCCTCTTTCACACCGGCCCTCGTGTGAATCAGTTCACCTGGGAAAACCGCGTGATTGACTACCGAGATCAAGCCTTTATTTTGGGCTTTAATCGCCCGATGGATCAAAGTAGTGTTGAAGAAAACATCAAGATAACTATTCCCGATCAACCTGATGTTCAAAACCCCCTGCCCGGAAAAACCAGTTGGGCTGGACGACGGATGGCCTATACCTTGGATTTTCCTGCACCCTACGGGACAAGATACCGTTTTGAACTGGAAAACGCCCACGAACGCTTTACCAATCAGCAGGAACAGGGGGCGGCCATTCAACCCTATCAAACCGAATTCCGCACCCCCGACCGGGCTTTTGCTTATATTGGTCTAGAAGGGGCCGAACGGGGGCGTTTGGTCGTTTTTGATTTCACCAGTCAAGAAAGGCGGATTATCACGCCAGAACAGTTGGTTGTAACCGAATTTAGAATTGACCGCGATCGCGCCCAGATTGTTTTTAGTGCCGTAGAACGCAATAGCACCGGAGAGGGAATTCTCGATCAACAAATCTACCGCGTGAATACTGGACTCACCCGGGAAAAATCGGGTTTTCAAACTGGAAAAGACATTGGCAAAATTGAGTTAATTCTAGACAACGAAGGCTACAACAACCTCAAATTTGACCTTTCCGAAGACGGGGAACTGCTCGTCGTGCAACGAGTGAACAAACAAGATCCCGCCGATTTTGGCTTGTGGGTTATACAAGACGGCCAACGACCTAAACCCTTGAAAAATGAACCGGGTGGGGTGTTTATGATTGCCCCAGATAATGAAACCATCGCCAGCACCCAAGGAGAAGGAATTGCTATTCTGTCCTTAGAACCGGCCGCCCAACCCCTAGACTTTTTAGCTCAATTTGGTATGGTGCTAGGGTTCTCTCCTGATGGTCGATCTGCCGCGATGGTGGATTTTAATAAAAATAACCCTGATTTGCTCTATACCCGCTCTCTTTATTTGGTCAACAATCAGGGCGTTCAAGAAAAAATCTTTGATACCCAAGGCTCTATTCTCGACTGTCAATTTCAGGCGAAAGGTGAACAAATGTTTTGCCTAATGACCAATTTGGTGGAGGATACGGAATATATAGAACAGCCTTACATTGCCATGGTCGATGTCGGAGAGAAAAAGGTCGCTCCCTTAATTACCTTACCGAAATATCAAGACATCAACATCAGTTTAGCTCCTGATGGCTTAGGGTTACTGTTTGACCAAATCCGCACAGATCCCACGAATGAGCAAGAAAGTTTCTTAAAAACCAGTTCCGGAGAGGCGTTACTCGATGGGGAAATTTGGTTATTAATTCCCCCTCGTTCCTTACCGGAGCAAGGTCAAAGGACTTCTCCTCAATTGGAAGAATTGCCCTTTGTTGGTTTTCAGCCTCAATGGTTCCCATAG
- a CDS encoding putative bifunctional diguanylate cyclase/phosphodiesterase has protein sequence MIVYRYKRMTTQTPGRQIPKLQVYSFLARLAFPRSYLGKILIVAFIGTHIPLLTLFFYAIASAQIDLEIKVRILGVALIATLIGTGITLLTLQQLLAPIRATFLSLRHYLEKSVLPNLPTQFKDEVGILMSDTMYAIAKLDQSIHQLKNYDALTALPNRDFLQYRLEEAIALAQPHTLLAVILLDINDFSSVNNSLGQDKGDWLLRQIARRLDQGHSCHLMARVGSDEFGFLYSQIQGLEQVIQHTQTLINLLAEPFILEGEKLYATASVGIAIYPSDGEQSEELLTHADTALRSAKTAGVGNYHFYSSAMTEKLRRRLTLERDLRRALEREELELFYQPQIDYHTDGGDCMGAEVLLRWRHPQEGFISPGEFIPVAEMSGLIIPIGEWVLQKACQQNHLWQMGGLHGLRVAVNLSALQFQQPNLLELVATTLENTHHDPNLLELEITEGLLMNDVQSAIKILQGIRDLGVTVALDDFGTGYSSLSYLKRFPLNFLKIDQSFVRGIPQDSNDTAIVRSVIALAQSLQLDVIAEGVETSEQATFLHHLGCHKFQGYYFGRPMPAVEFTRFWEARPYGNH, from the coding sequence TTGATTGTTTACCGTTACAAGCGTATGACCACCCAAACCCCCGGCCGACAGATCCCCAAGTTGCAAGTTTATTCGTTCTTGGCGCGTTTAGCATTTCCTCGGAGTTATTTAGGGAAAATTCTCATCGTGGCCTTTATTGGGACTCATATTCCTCTATTGACCTTGTTTTTTTATGCCATCGCCTCAGCCCAGATTGACCTTGAGATCAAAGTACGGATTCTCGGGGTTGCCTTAATTGCCACCTTAATCGGCACCGGGATCACCCTATTAACCTTACAACAATTACTCGCCCCCATTCGGGCTACCTTCCTCAGTCTCCGTCATTATCTCGAAAAAAGTGTTCTTCCCAACTTACCCACCCAGTTTAAGGACGAGGTGGGGATTTTGATGAGCGACACCATGTATGCGATCGCCAAACTCGATCAGTCCATCCACCAACTCAAAAACTATGATGCTCTAACCGCCCTCCCCAACCGGGATTTCCTCCAATATCGTCTAGAAGAAGCGATCGCCCTAGCTCAACCACACACCCTTCTCGCCGTGATTCTACTGGATATTAACGATTTTTCCAGCGTTAACAACAGCCTCGGTCAAGACAAAGGCGACTGGTTACTCCGACAAATTGCCCGTCGTTTAGATCAAGGCCATTCCTGTCATCTCATGGCACGAGTCGGCAGCGATGAATTCGGTTTTCTCTACAGTCAGATTCAAGGCCTAGAACAAGTCATCCAGCATACTCAAACCCTGATCAACCTCTTAGCAGAACCCTTTATCCTAGAAGGGGAAAAACTCTATGCCACTGCCAGTGTAGGCATCGCCATCTATCCCAGTGACGGAGAACAGTCAGAGGAACTGCTCACCCATGCCGACACCGCCCTCCGTTCCGCCAAAACCGCAGGAGTCGGAAACTATCATTTTTATTCCTCCGCAATGACCGAAAAATTGCGCCGTCGTTTAACCTTAGAACGGGATTTACGCCGTGCTTTAGAACGAGAAGAACTCGAACTCTTCTATCAGCCCCAAATTGACTATCACACCGACGGAGGCGACTGTATGGGAGCGGAAGTCTTGCTCCGTTGGCGACATCCCCAAGAGGGTTTTATTTCCCCGGGTGAATTTATCCCGGTGGCGGAGATGAGTGGTTTAATTATCCCCATTGGCGAATGGGTCTTACAAAAAGCCTGTCAGCAAAACCACCTCTGGCAAATGGGGGGATTACACGGTTTACGAGTGGCCGTGAACTTATCCGCCCTACAATTCCAACAGCCCAATCTGTTGGAATTAGTGGCCACTACCCTAGAAAATACCCATCATGATCCCAATCTCCTGGAGTTAGAAATTACCGAGGGCTTATTGATGAATGATGTTCAAAGTGCCATTAAAATCCTGCAAGGTATTCGTGATTTAGGCGTAACGGTAGCCCTTGATGATTTCGGCACCGGTTATTCTTCCTTAAGTTACCTCAAACGCTTTCCCCTAAACTTTCTTAAAATCGATCAGTCCTTTGTCCGAGGAATCCCCCAAGATAGCAACGACACCGCCATTGTTCGTTCGGTCATCGCCTTAGCCCAGAGTTTACAATTGGATGTCATTGCCGAAGGGGTGGAAACCTCAGAACAAGCTACCTTTTTACACCATTTAGGCTGTCATAAATTCCAAGGCTATTATTTCGGTCGTCCCATGCCTGCGGTAGAGTTTACCCGTTTTTGGGAGGCACGGCCCTATGGGAACCATTGA